One genomic window of Sphingomonas carotinifaciens includes the following:
- a CDS encoding recombinase family protein, translating to MHNGRMIYGYARVSSNGQDLTQQVAQLLAAGCVKVYQEKASAASAERPKLKRAIGALDAGDVLMVTATDRLARNTRDLLNILHAVKEAGAGFRSIAEPMVDTTSQFAEVVIAVLGIAASWERQRIVERTAVGRDQAKARGVKFGRRAALTPHQQAEALQRLARGDTQRTVAALLGVDQATISRLSRKQG from the coding sequence ATGCACAATGGTCGCATGATCTACGGCTATGCGCGCGTCTCCTCCAACGGGCAGGACCTCACCCAGCAGGTCGCCCAGCTCCTCGCTGCCGGCTGCGTGAAAGTCTACCAGGAGAAGGCCAGCGCCGCGTCGGCCGAGCGGCCGAAGCTCAAGCGCGCGATCGGCGCGCTCGATGCCGGCGACGTGCTGATGGTGACGGCCACCGACCGCCTGGCACGCAACACCCGTGACCTGTTGAACATCCTCCACGCGGTGAAGGAGGCAGGGGCTGGCTTCCGCTCGATCGCGGAGCCGATGGTGGATACGACCTCGCAGTTTGCCGAGGTCGTCATCGCCGTGCTGGGGATCGCAGCGAGCTGGGAACGCCAGCGGATCGTGGAGCGCACCGCAGTCGGTCGCGACCAGGCTAAGGCGCGTGGGGTGAAGTTCGGCCGGCGTGCTGCCCTCACTCCCCATCAGCAGGCGGAGGCGCTACAGCGGCTCGCTAGGGGCGACACGCAGCGCACCGTCGCGGCTCTGCTCGGGGTCGATCAGGCGACGATATCGCGGCTGTCGCGCAAGCAAGGCTGA
- a CDS encoding DNA-binding protein, which yields MAYTLGEAAKATGISKASISRAINSGRISATKKDDGSFSIEPVELHRVYPPKSAAPVTETPAETLRNGNADTRNGSDSNVLQARLDAALEQLRDRDGTIDDLRRRLDQSDEERREAQARVIGLLTGPGPTESKRGFFGRLFGRTDE from the coding sequence ATGGCTTACACCCTCGGAGAAGCTGCGAAGGCGACAGGCATCAGCAAGGCCTCCATATCGCGGGCCATTAATAGTGGTCGGATTTCCGCGACAAAGAAGGATGATGGCTCTTTCTCGATTGAGCCAGTCGAATTGCACCGGGTGTACCCTCCCAAGTCAGCCGCACCAGTAACCGAAACGCCTGCTGAAACGCTTCGCAACGGCAATGCTGACACCCGTAACGGGTCAGATTCCAATGTGTTGCAGGCTCGTCTTGATGCTGCCTTGGAACAGTTGCGCGATCGGGACGGCACGATCGATGATCTCCGCCGTCGCCTCGATCAATCGGACGAGGAACGGCGTGAGGCTCAAGCCCGAGTTATCGGACTGCTGACCGGACCCGGCCCCACAGAATCCAAGCGAGGGTTCTTCGGTCGCCTGTTCGGCCGCACTGACGAATGA
- a CDS encoding replication initiation protein, protein MKAASTASVRDGHAIVKAGEFIEARFGAGTSPSLAARKTLALLIAKAAGEAWRPGSHVIAKRELRGSHNANDRIQDTLAELMDVKFQMSSTSAQGRAATLTAALLAWTLNEHAEDGRATVEWEFTAPARAILQGSDYYARLNRAALLAFRSKYAITLYEMGCLLAGRREPRWSGTIEELRERVGVAPKTLLNFSDFRRFVLDLAKAEIDQLAAFTMDWSEKRGARGKITHVTLTFTPKDDDATDAAADEAGRHSSGRKARREGTTETIVDTASLIASAASRLSVSDTLRWPADDQVNEFKTPELHSIGMALGGGHSVQRLADQYARVRPEQRRKLVGDALKADWTKWVTGCATKWGRV, encoded by the coding sequence ATGAAAGCGGCTTCCACCGCTTCGGTCCGAGACGGTCATGCCATCGTCAAAGCTGGTGAGTTCATCGAAGCTCGGTTTGGTGCCGGCACATCACCCTCCCTTGCCGCTCGCAAAACCTTGGCTCTCCTGATCGCCAAAGCTGCCGGCGAGGCTTGGCGACCAGGCTCGCATGTGATCGCCAAGCGTGAGCTGCGAGGCAGCCACAATGCCAATGATCGGATCCAAGACACGCTGGCCGAGCTGATGGATGTGAAATTCCAGATGTCTTCGACCTCGGCTCAGGGACGTGCTGCTACCCTTACCGCTGCTCTGCTGGCGTGGACCCTCAACGAACACGCGGAAGATGGACGAGCTACCGTCGAATGGGAGTTCACGGCACCAGCACGGGCTATTCTGCAGGGGAGCGACTACTACGCCCGATTGAACCGGGCGGCGCTGCTCGCCTTCCGATCCAAATATGCCATTACCCTCTACGAGATGGGTTGCCTGCTCGCTGGCCGTCGCGAGCCTCGATGGTCAGGTACGATCGAGGAGCTGCGGGAGCGGGTAGGCGTAGCTCCCAAAACACTGCTCAACTTTTCCGACTTCCGTCGCTTCGTCCTCGATCTGGCGAAGGCCGAAATCGATCAGCTCGCCGCCTTCACGATGGACTGGTCGGAAAAACGCGGGGCGCGGGGCAAGATTACCCACGTCACCCTCACCTTCACCCCGAAAGACGACGATGCCACTGACGCCGCGGCTGATGAGGCAGGACGCCATAGCAGCGGTCGAAAGGCTCGCCGGGAAGGGACGACAGAAACCATCGTCGATACTGCTAGCCTCATCGCCTCGGCGGCTTCTCGCCTGTCGGTTTCCGACACCCTGCGCTGGCCGGCCGACGATCAGGTGAACGAGTTCAAGACCCCGGAGCTTCATTCGATCGGAATGGCCCTAGGCGGTGGTCACTCCGTGCAGCGACTAGCGGATCAGTATGCCCGCGTGCGCCCTGAACAGCGCCGTAAACTGGTAGGGGACGCTCTCAAGGCAGACTGGACGAAATGGGTTACGGGGTGTGCCACCAAGTGGGGCAGGGTCTAA